In the genome of Aureimonas sp. OT7, one region contains:
- a CDS encoding aldo/keto reductase, with protein MDKPIPDLELNDGTQLPALGFGTYKLNGRAGVDTIVRAMRNGYGLLDSAFNYENEGAVGAAVKASGLARDTIRVTSKLPGRRHRYAEARATVEESLFRTGLDHLDIYLIHWPNPKTGLYVEAWQALVDAQKAGLVRTIGVCNFLPEHIERIVAETGVVPAINQVELHPYFPQAEQLAFDRSKGIVTQAWSPLGRANDIIRNETIGEIARRHGRSIPQIILRWQVQQGAVPLPKATSDERQVENRSVFDFELSRSDMDTIASLARPDGRLADQDPARYEEF; from the coding sequence ATGGACAAACCCATCCCCGATCTCGAGCTGAATGATGGCACGCAGCTTCCGGCTCTCGGATTCGGCACCTACAAGCTGAACGGGCGCGCCGGCGTCGATACGATAGTGCGGGCCATGCGCAATGGCTACGGCCTGCTGGATTCGGCCTTCAATTACGAGAACGAGGGCGCCGTCGGCGCGGCCGTGAAGGCGTCCGGCCTGGCGCGCGACACGATCCGAGTCACCTCCAAGCTGCCGGGCCGCAGGCATCGCTATGCGGAGGCACGGGCGACGGTCGAGGAATCCTTGTTCCGCACCGGCCTCGACCATCTGGACATCTACCTCATCCATTGGCCCAACCCGAAGACGGGCCTTTACGTAGAGGCCTGGCAGGCCCTCGTGGATGCGCAGAAGGCGGGCCTTGTCCGCACCATCGGCGTCTGCAACTTCCTGCCTGAGCATATCGAGCGCATCGTCGCGGAGACCGGGGTGGTGCCCGCCATCAACCAGGTGGAACTCCATCCGTATTTTCCGCAGGCCGAGCAACTCGCCTTCGATCGTTCCAAAGGCATCGTCACGCAAGCGTGGAGCCCGCTCGGACGCGCCAACGACATCATCCGAAACGAGACAATCGGCGAGATCGCGCGGCGGCACGGCAGGTCCATTCCGCAGATCATCCTGCGCTGGCAGGTGCAGCAGGGAGCCGTTCCGCTGCCCAAGGCGACATCGGACGAGCGCCAGGTCGAGAACCGGTCCGTCTTCGATTTCGAGTTGTCGCGATCCGACATGGACACGATCGCATCGCTGGCGCGGCCGGATGGCAGGCTCGCCGACCAGGATCCCGCCCGCTACGAAGAGTTCTGA
- a CDS encoding HNH endonuclease: protein MADEAACWLCGRPLGSRVEWHHPIPKSRGGRQIVPVHPICHRTMHTHFTNTELARMEAEGQSLRERPELAGFLKWIARRPPDFHAPTRRKV, encoded by the coding sequence ATGGCGGACGAGGCTGCATGCTGGCTGTGCGGCCGCCCGCTGGGCAGCCGCGTGGAATGGCATCACCCCATCCCGAAAAGTCGCGGCGGCCGGCAGATCGTGCCGGTCCATCCGATCTGCCACCGCACCATGCACACGCATTTCACCAACACGGAACTGGCCCGGATGGAGGCGGAGGGGCAGAGCCTGCGCGAGCGGCCGGAGCTTGCCGGCTTCCTGAAATGGATCGCCCGCCGCCCGCCCGACTTCCATGCCCCGACGCGCCGGAAAGTTTAA
- the phoB gene encoding phosphate regulon transcriptional regulator PhoB, with translation MNARVTVVEDEEALSVLLRYNLEAEGFTVDTIMRGDEADLRLKEEVPDLLILDWMLPGLSGVELCRRLRLRPETERMPIILLTARGEESERVRGLSVGADDYVVKPFSTPELMARVKGLLRRAKPERISSQLTAGDIDLDRETHRVRRGGREVKLGPTEFKLLEFLLQAPGRVFSREQLLDGVWGRDIYVDERTVDVHVGRLRKAINRGRQRDPIRTVRGAGYALDETFAAARQTAAR, from the coding sequence TGCGCTATAATCTCGAGGCCGAGGGCTTCACCGTCGACACGATCATGCGCGGCGACGAAGCCGACCTGCGTCTCAAGGAGGAGGTGCCGGACCTCCTGATCCTCGACTGGATGCTGCCGGGCCTTTCCGGCGTCGAACTGTGCCGCCGCCTGCGTCTGCGGCCGGAAACCGAGCGCATGCCGATCATCCTTCTTACCGCGCGCGGCGAAGAGAGCGAGCGTGTGCGCGGGCTGTCCGTCGGCGCCGACGATTACGTGGTCAAGCCCTTCTCCACGCCGGAGCTGATGGCCCGCGTGAAAGGGCTCCTGCGGCGCGCAAAGCCCGAGCGTATCTCGTCGCAATTGACGGCAGGCGACATCGACCTCGACCGCGAGACGCACCGCGTGCGCCGCGGCGGCCGTGAGGTGAAGCTGGGGCCGACGGAGTTCAAGCTGCTGGAGTTCCTGCTGCAGGCCCCCGGCCGGGTCTTCTCGCGGGAGCAGTTGCTGGACGGCGTCTGGGGACGGGACATCTACGTCGACGAGCGCACCGTGGACGTGCATGTCGGCCGCCTGCGCAAGGCGATCAACCGTGGCCGCCAGCGCGACCCTATCCGCACCGTCCGCGGTGCCGGCTACGCCCTGGACGAAACCTTCGCGGCCGCCCGGCAGACTGCCGCGCGCTAG